A genomic stretch from Numida meleagris isolate 19003 breed g44 Domestic line chromosome 2, NumMel1.0, whole genome shotgun sequence includes:
- the MRPL13 gene encoding 39S ribosomal protein L13, mitochondrial — translation MASYTKAAQQWATFARAWYLLDAKMQPPGKIAAVTVRRLEGRHKPIYHALNDCGDHVVIINTRHIAFSGNKWEQKVYSSHTGYPGGFKQVTATQLHLKDPTAIVKLTIYRMLPKNLLRRTLMQRLHLFPDDVIPEDIEKNLLQEIPQPRVVPRRLDEYTPEEIAAFPRVWTPPRDFRMK, via the exons ATGGCCAGCTACACCAAGGCGGCCCAG CAATGGGCTACTTTTGCCAGAGCGTGGTACCTCCTAGATGCGAAGATGCAACCACCGGGAAAAATAGCGGCTGTAACCGTAAGAAGGCTGGAAGGGAGGCATAAGCCTATTTACCATGCGCTGA ACGACTGCGGAGATCATGTTGTCATAATAAATACAAGACATATTGCCTTTTCTGGTAACAAATGGGAGCAGAAAGTATACTCCTCACATACTGG ttatCCTGGTGGTTTCAAACAGGTGACAGCAACTCAGCTCCATTTGAAGGATCCAACTGCT ATTGTCAAACTGACTATTTATAGGATGCTTCCAAAAAACCTTCTGAGAAGAACCTTGATGCAGAGGTTGCACCTATTCCCAGATGAT GTTATCCCAGAAGATATAGAGAAGAACCTTCTACAAGAGATTCCTCAGCCACGTGTAGTCCCTAGGAGGTTAGATGAATATACACCAGAAGAAATTGCTGCCTTTCCAAGGGTTTGGACTCC gccTAGAGATTTTCGAATGAAgtaa